A genomic window from Mesorhizobium sp. 131-2-1 includes:
- a CDS encoding Lrp/AsnC family transcriptional regulator, translating into MDSDGLKAGMANGETRPRLDPTDMVIVEILQEDGRIGISELGRRVGLSQPATSERVKRLEERGIVVGYRAVIDPAALGLGTMAVIRLRTTHEHIQACLKKFAQMPQVIEVLRVTGEDCFLVKVVVPSPPDLEAIVDGIGRYGAVTTNVVLRAEPPKRLGRDLVMR; encoded by the coding sequence ATGGATTCCGATGGATTGAAGGCAGGCATGGCGAACGGCGAGACAAGACCGAGGCTCGACCCCACCGACATGGTGATCGTGGAGATCCTGCAGGAGGATGGCCGCATCGGCATTTCCGAGCTTGGCCGCCGCGTCGGCCTGTCCCAGCCCGCCACCTCCGAGCGGGTGAAGCGGCTGGAGGAGCGCGGCATCGTCGTCGGCTATCGGGCGGTGATCGATCCGGCGGCCCTTGGGCTCGGCACCATGGCCGTCATCCGCTTGCGCACCACGCATGAGCACATCCAAGCCTGCCTGAAGAAATTCGCGCAGATGCCTCAGGTGATCGAGGTGCTGCGGGTGACCGGCGAGGACTGCTTCCTGGTCAAGGTCGTCGTCCCGTCGCCGCCCGATCTCGAGGCAATCGTCGACGGCATCGGCCGCTACGGCGCGGTGACGACGAATGTGGTGCTGCGGGCCGAGCCGCCGAAGCGGCTGGGGCGGGACCTCGTCATGCGGTGA
- a CDS encoding SPW repeat protein yields the protein MAMMMEGKRGQDWINLVLAICLFISPWIIGFAAETMPAWNAWIVGVALGALALATLSVFAEWEEWVNLVLGLWLIVSPWLLGFMANANAMATHVILGILVVAASAWAVWDVHHPHAHA from the coding sequence ATGGCAATGATGATGGAAGGAAAGAGGGGCCAGGATTGGATCAATCTGGTCCTTGCGATCTGCCTGTTCATCTCCCCCTGGATCATCGGGTTCGCCGCTGAAACGATGCCCGCGTGGAACGCCTGGATCGTTGGCGTTGCGCTCGGTGCGCTGGCTTTGGCGACGCTTTCGGTGTTCGCCGAATGGGAGGAATGGGTCAATCTCGTCCTCGGCCTTTGGCTGATCGTCTCACCCTGGCTGCTGGGCTTCATGGCAAACGCCAACGCGATGGCGACCCATGTTATCCTTGGCATACTGGTTGTTGCCGCATCGGCCTGGGCGGTCTGGGACGTCCATCATCCGCACGCGCATGCGTGA
- a CDS encoding DUF982 domain-containing protein, protein MSRFLPVTIRFANGGSMVVSSIADAKKALGGSWKDKDAPAYVAAVRLVDDALEGICRPAVAFAAFKKAATEQGLLKPVAPSAALAMLDQLWSPGRKPD, encoded by the coding sequence ATGAGCAGGTTCCTGCCTGTGACCATCAGGTTCGCCAATGGCGGCTCGATGGTGGTTTCATCCATAGCCGATGCGAAAAAGGCATTGGGAGGATCCTGGAAGGATAAGGACGCCCCGGCCTATGTCGCGGCGGTCCGTCTGGTCGACGATGCGCTCGAAGGCATCTGCCGGCCTGCGGTCGCCTTCGCGGCGTTCAAGAAAGCCGCCACCGAACAAGGGCTGCTGAAGCCGGTCGCCCCGAGCGCCGCGCTTGCCATGCTGGACCAATTGTGGTCGCCGGGCAGAAAGCCCGATTGA
- a CDS encoding Crp/Fnr family transcriptional regulator: protein MLESLYLNLGQHDLLSEAEEKLLAGAISTERQVATGEDIVAEGSRPTHSTLILDGIAARYKVLEDGGRQFTSLQVPGDFVDLHAFLLKTMDHGIIALSPCRVAAAEHGKLRAITEQAPHLTRLLWLDTLVDGAIHREWIVAMGRRSKTSHLAHLICELFVRLQVVKRTAGMSFRLPMSQAELADVLGLSVVHMNRVIGTLRNIGLVSWSNYTVTILDWDLLVEMAEFDPTYLSMNREPR from the coding sequence ATGCTCGAATCCCTCTATCTGAACCTTGGCCAGCACGACCTCCTCTCGGAGGCGGAAGAGAAATTGCTGGCGGGTGCCATCTCGACTGAAAGACAGGTCGCCACGGGCGAGGACATCGTCGCGGAAGGGTCGAGGCCGACCCATAGCACCCTGATCCTCGACGGCATCGCCGCGCGTTACAAGGTGCTGGAGGATGGCGGCCGGCAGTTCACGTCCTTGCAGGTTCCCGGCGATTTCGTCGACCTTCACGCCTTCCTCCTGAAGACGATGGACCATGGCATCATCGCGCTGTCGCCATGCCGCGTGGCCGCCGCCGAACACGGCAAGTTGCGCGCCATCACCGAACAGGCGCCGCATCTCACACGGCTTTTGTGGCTGGACACGCTTGTCGATGGCGCTATCCACAGGGAGTGGATCGTGGCCATGGGCCGGCGTTCCAAGACATCGCATCTCGCCCATCTCATTTGCGAGCTGTTCGTCCGCCTCCAGGTCGTCAAGCGCACCGCCGGGATGAGTTTTCGGCTCCCCATGTCGCAAGCGGAACTGGCCGACGTGCTCGGGCTGTCGGTCGTCCATATGAACAGGGTCATCGGCACGCTACGCAACATCGGTCTGGTCAGTTGGTCAAACTATACCGTGACCATCCTCGACTGGGATCTGCTGGTGGAGATGGCCGAGTTCGACCCCACCTATCTCAGCATGAACCGGGAGCCGAGATAA
- a CDS encoding Lrp/AsnC family transcriptional regulator, which translates to MKLDEIDKRILRALQRDGRMANNDLAREVGLSPSPCLRRVKLLEEAGVIDRYVAVLNPAKVGRGRTFFTRIWLKQQDEDTIEHFAAEVAKFPEVMECYLMLGDCDAMVRVVAAGIDEYRRFQSEHLSRIKGVQNVKTEVPSQTIKQTSEMPL; encoded by the coding sequence ATGAAGCTGGATGAGATCGACAAGCGCATCCTGCGCGCCCTGCAGCGCGACGGGCGCATGGCCAACAACGATCTGGCGCGGGAAGTCGGCCTGTCGCCGTCGCCATGTCTCAGGCGGGTGAAGCTCCTGGAGGAGGCTGGCGTCATCGACCGCTATGTCGCGGTGCTCAACCCGGCCAAGGTCGGCCGCGGCCGCACCTTCTTCACCCGCATCTGGCTGAAGCAGCAGGACGAGGACACGATCGAGCATTTCGCCGCCGAGGTGGCCAAATTTCCCGAGGTGATGGAGTGCTACCTGATGCTCGGTGACTGCGACGCCATGGTGCGCGTGGTGGCCGCCGGCATCGACGAATACCGCCGCTTCCAGTCGGAGCACCTCAGCCGCATCAAGGGCGTGCAGAACGTCAAGACCGAGGTGCCCAGCCAGACGATCAAGCAGACCTCGGAGATGCCGCTTTAG
- a CDS encoding AzlC family ABC transporter permease, whose product MSISQASFTLDGAPDRQRSEFRRGLAASTPVLLGLIPYALVLGAQAAQKGLSVVEVPLMTGMNFAGGSEFAAIQLWTSPPHILLIAAITLLVNSRHFLMGAALAPFLSHLPRRKVFPALFVMCDESWALGLADARQRAAAGLNPAFSLPYYSGAALPVYFAWVVFTTAGGALGPVLGNVENYGFAMAFPAVFLVLMRGMWTGLAAARPWLVSLVVAALTYLLVPGAWYVAAGALSGLVSAWMFSGDEA is encoded by the coding sequence ATGAGCATCTCGCAAGCAAGCTTCACCCTGGACGGGGCGCCAGACCGCCAGCGGTCCGAATTCCGGCGCGGCCTGGCTGCCTCGACGCCAGTGCTGCTCGGCCTCATCCCCTATGCGCTGGTGCTCGGCGCGCAGGCCGCGCAGAAGGGCCTCAGCGTCGTAGAGGTTCCGCTGATGACCGGCATGAACTTTGCCGGCGGCTCCGAGTTCGCGGCGATCCAGCTCTGGACCTCGCCGCCGCATATCCTCTTGATCGCCGCCATCACCTTGCTGGTCAACAGCCGCCATTTCCTGATGGGCGCGGCGCTTGCCCCGTTCCTCAGCCACCTGCCGCGGCGCAAGGTATTTCCGGCGTTGTTCGTGATGTGCGACGAGAGCTGGGCGCTGGGGCTGGCGGATGCAAGGCAGCGCGCCGCGGCCGGCCTGAACCCGGCGTTCAGCCTGCCCTATTATTCCGGCGCCGCCCTGCCCGTCTACTTCGCCTGGGTGGTCTTCACCACTGCCGGCGGGGCGCTCGGCCCGGTGCTCGGCAATGTCGAGAATTACGGCTTCGCGATGGCCTTCCCGGCCGTGTTCCTGGTGCTGATGCGCGGCATGTGGACGGGTCTTGCCGCGGCGCGGCCGTGGCTGGTCAGCCTGGTGGTGGCGGCGCTCACCTATCTCCTGGTTCCCGGCGCCTGGTATGTGGCGGCCGGCGCGCTCTCCGGGCTGGTCTCGGCCTGGATGTTTTCGGGAGACGAGGCATGA
- a CDS encoding AzlD family protein, with protein sequence MIDPANLVAIVLMASVTYLTRIGGYVVLRNRTLSRRATAVMEAAPGCVLISVIAPDFVSRNPADLAALAITVLAATRLSMLPTVVIGVASAGVLRWVMG encoded by the coding sequence ATGATCGATCCGGCCAACCTCGTCGCCATCGTGCTGATGGCCAGCGTCACCTATCTGACCAGGATCGGCGGCTATGTCGTGCTGCGCAACCGGACGCTCAGCCGCCGCGCCACCGCGGTGATGGAGGCAGCGCCGGGCTGCGTGCTGATCTCGGTCATCGCGCCGGACTTCGTCTCCAGGAATCCCGCCGACCTTGCCGCGCTTGCCATCACGGTGCTCGCGGCGACCAGGCTGTCGATGCTGCCGACAGTGGTGATCGGCGTGGCCTCGGCCGGAGTGCTGCGGTGGGTGATGGGGTGA
- a CDS encoding sulfite exporter TauE/SafE family protein, with protein MTGPILEAIGSGSLVGFTLGLIGGGGSILATPLLLYVVGVSSPHVAIGTGALAVSVNAYANLLGHARKGHVWWRCAIVFALVGAAGALAGSTLGKTIDGQRLLFLFGVLMTVIGALMLRPRKDQTSGIGRVSRRMCVATAGVAVVAGAASGFFGIGGGFLIVPGLILATRMPTINAVGSSLLAVGTFGLATATNYALSGMVDWTVVAEFIGGGIVGGLLGMTLATRLAGRKDTLNRIFAALIFVVAGYVLYRSGGQLFGW; from the coding sequence ATGACCGGTCCCATCCTCGAAGCCATCGGCTCCGGCAGCCTCGTCGGCTTCACGCTTGGCCTGATCGGCGGTGGCGGCTCGATCCTGGCGACGCCGCTGCTGCTCTATGTCGTCGGCGTTTCCAGTCCGCACGTCGCCATCGGCACCGGCGCGCTGGCGGTCTCCGTCAACGCCTATGCCAACCTGCTCGGCCATGCGCGCAAGGGCCATGTCTGGTGGCGCTGCGCCATCGTCTTCGCCCTTGTCGGCGCGGCTGGCGCGCTGGCCGGTTCGACGCTGGGCAAGACCATCGATGGCCAGCGCCTGCTCTTCCTGTTCGGGGTGCTGATGACGGTGATCGGCGCCTTGATGCTCAGGCCGCGCAAAGATCAGACCTCGGGCATCGGCAGGGTAAGCCGGCGCATGTGCGTGGCGACTGCGGGCGTTGCGGTGGTTGCCGGCGCGGCCTCGGGCTTCTTCGGCATAGGCGGCGGCTTCCTCATCGTGCCGGGGCTGATCCTCGCCACACGCATGCCGACCATCAACGCCGTCGGGTCCTCGCTTCTGGCCGTCGGCACTTTCGGTCTCGCCACAGCGACAAACTACGCGCTGTCCGGAATGGTCGATTGGACCGTCGTGGCCGAGTTCATTGGCGGCGGCATTGTTGGCGGCCTGCTGGGCATGACGCTCGCCACGAGATTGGCCGGCCGGAAGGACACCCTCAACCGCATCTTCGCCGCGCTGATCTTTGTCGTCGCCGGCTATGTGCTTTACCGCAGCGGCGGCCAGCTGTTCGGCTGGTGA
- a CDS encoding YeeE/YedE family protein yields MNLQTLRFLAALVSGAMFGFGLSLSGMLDPARVKGFLDVAGDWDPSLAFVLAGAVAVAMLGTWLSRRMRRPVLDKAFHLPPDIGIDRRLILGSALFGIGWGMAGFCPGPALASLALGLAPSFLFVAAMIVGMTVHDRLVAARERPSPAGRPS; encoded by the coding sequence GTGAATCTCCAGACATTGCGTTTTCTTGCCGCCCTCGTCTCGGGCGCGATGTTCGGTTTCGGCCTGTCGCTTTCCGGCATGCTCGATCCCGCCCGCGTAAAGGGCTTCCTCGATGTCGCGGGCGACTGGGATCCGAGCCTCGCCTTCGTGCTCGCCGGCGCCGTAGCCGTGGCGATGCTGGGCACGTGGCTGTCGCGGCGGATGAGACGGCCGGTTCTCGACAAGGCTTTCCATCTGCCGCCGGATATCGGGATCGACCGGCGCCTGATCCTAGGCTCGGCCCTGTTCGGCATCGGCTGGGGCATGGCCGGTTTCTGTCCCGGTCCGGCGCTGGCGAGCCTCGCGCTCGGCCTCGCGCCTTCTTTTCTGTTCGTCGCGGCCATGATCGTCGGCATGACTGTCCATGATCGCCTCGTCGCCGCTCGCGAGAGGCCATCGCCGGCGGGCAGGCCGTCATGA
- a CDS encoding YeeE/YedE family protein, with protein MMPYWPSLLGGMLIGLSASVLLLLNGRIAGVSGIVGRLLLARISTNAAFVIGLLIGPLLFLAAFGHWPAVTITASLPMIAAAGLLVGFGSRMGSGCTSGHGVAGLARLSPRSFVAVLTFLSAGVATVALMRIVGL; from the coding sequence ATGATGCCCTACTGGCCCTCACTTCTCGGTGGCATGCTCATCGGCCTTTCGGCCAGCGTGCTGCTGCTTCTCAACGGCCGCATCGCCGGCGTCAGCGGCATTGTCGGCCGGCTGCTGCTGGCGCGCATCTCGACGAACGCCGCCTTTGTCATCGGCCTGCTGATCGGCCCGCTGCTGTTCCTGGCCGCTTTCGGCCACTGGCCGGCGGTGACGATCACCGCCTCGCTGCCGATGATCGCCGCCGCCGGCCTGCTGGTCGGGTTCGGCTCGCGCATGGGGTCGGGCTGCACCAGCGGCCACGGGGTTGCCGGTCTCGCCCGCCTGTCGCCACGCTCCTTCGTTGCGGTGCTGACCTTCCTGTCGGCCGGGGTGGCGACCGTTGCCCTGATGAGGATCGTCGGACTGTGA
- the bigR gene encoding sulfite-sensing transcriptional repressor BigR yields MTTLSAIAMTRAEMEGKAGEVAGLLRTLSHPARLMIVCTLVEGEYSVGQLEEELGIHQPSLSQQLTVLRDAGIVETRREAKQIFYRLTEAKAARLVEALYTIFCAQAPTP; encoded by the coding sequence ATGACGACACTATCCGCAATCGCGATGACTCGTGCCGAGATGGAAGGCAAGGCAGGGGAGGTGGCCGGCCTGCTGCGGACCCTGTCGCATCCGGCCCGGCTGATGATCGTCTGCACGCTGGTCGAAGGCGAATATTCCGTCGGCCAGCTCGAAGAGGAACTCGGCATCCACCAGCCGTCGCTGTCGCAGCAGCTCACCGTGCTGCGCGACGCCGGCATCGTCGAGACGCGGCGCGAGGCCAAGCAGATTTTCTATCGCCTGACGGAAGCGAAGGCCGCACGCCTCGTCGAAGCGCTCTACACCATCTTCTGCGCGCAGGCGCCGACGCCATGA
- the blh gene encoding bifunctional sulfur transferase/dioxygenase Blh gives MQPVRITDKLAVVGQPPLGAFATFSGLGYAAIINNRTDGEEIGQPASAAEQAAAGEAGLAYVHIPVTGATITIADVRAFQAAIAAAEGAVLAHCKSGTRALTLHAIGEVLDGRMSARDVPAFGEAHGFNLAGAEAWLAKHPPVARPTVWGLFDPRSSSIQYVVSDPATRRCAIVDPVLDFDEKSGATGTGNADAILAYVADNGLTVEWILDTHPHADHFSAASYLKGKTGARTAIGARVVDVQRLWKGIYNWPTLPADGSQWDRLFADGDRFNVGSIDAHVLFSPGHTLASATYVVGDAAFVHDTLFMPDSGTARADFPGGSAKVLWGSIQRILALPDETRLFTGHDYQPDGREPRWESTVAEQKRSNPHIAGVDEAAFVALRQARDRTLPMPKLILHALQVNVRGGRLPEPEDNGLRYLKFPLDALAGAAWG, from the coding sequence ATGCAGCCCGTCAGGATCACCGACAAGCTCGCGGTCGTGGGGCAGCCTCCACTGGGGGCCTTTGCGACGTTTTCAGGGCTGGGCTATGCCGCCATCATCAACAACAGGACGGACGGTGAGGAGATCGGCCAGCCGGCTTCAGCTGCTGAGCAGGCGGCGGCCGGCGAGGCCGGCCTCGCCTATGTCCATATCCCCGTCACCGGAGCGACTATCACGATCGCGGATGTGCGCGCTTTCCAGGCGGCGATCGCCGCGGCCGAGGGGGCTGTGCTCGCCCATTGCAAGAGCGGCACCCGCGCTCTGACGCTTCATGCCATCGGCGAAGTGCTGGACGGACGCATGAGCGCACGGGACGTGCCCGCCTTCGGCGAGGCGCACGGTTTCAACCTCGCCGGCGCCGAGGCCTGGCTCGCCAAGCATCCGCCCGTTGCGCGGCCGACTGTCTGGGGCCTGTTCGATCCCCGCAGTTCGAGCATCCAGTATGTCGTGTCCGACCCGGCGACCAGGCGGTGCGCCATCGTCGATCCTGTTCTCGACTTCGACGAGAAGTCCGGCGCGACGGGCACCGGCAATGCCGATGCCATCCTTGCCTATGTCGCGGACAACGGCCTGACGGTCGAATGGATCCTCGATACCCATCCCCACGCCGATCATTTCTCGGCGGCATCCTATCTGAAGGGCAAGACAGGCGCGCGGACCGCGATCGGCGCTCGCGTCGTCGACGTCCAACGTCTCTGGAAGGGCATCTACAACTGGCCGACGCTGCCGGCGGACGGCTCGCAATGGGACCGGCTTTTTGCCGATGGGGATCGCTTCAACGTCGGCTCGATCGACGCCCACGTGCTGTTCTCGCCGGGCCATACGCTGGCCTCAGCAACTTATGTGGTCGGTGACGCGGCCTTCGTGCACGATACGCTGTTCATGCCCGACAGCGGCACGGCGCGGGCGGATTTTCCCGGCGGCAGCGCGAAGGTGCTGTGGGGATCGATCCAGCGGATCCTGGCGCTTCCCGATGAGACCCGCCTGTTCACCGGTCATGACTACCAGCCGGACGGCCGCGAGCCGCGCTGGGAAAGCACGGTGGCCGAGCAGAAGCGATCGAATCCGCACATCGCCGGGGTTGACGAGGCGGCCTTCGTCGCGCTTCGCCAGGCGCGCGACCGTACGCTGCCGATGCCCAAGCTGATCCTGCATGCGCTGCAGGTGAATGTGCGCGGCGGGCGCCTGCCGGAGCCGGAAGACAATGGCCTGCGCTACCTGAAATTCCCGCTCGATGCGCTCGCCGGCGCGGCATGGGGTTGA
- a CDS encoding EAL domain-containing protein yields the protein MADDKTRKGEFWALALERAHLGVWDWNVASGDCYYSPTWWRMLGYEDGELAASSELWLELTHPNDRKRALESGERHIAGLTPSIETELRLRHKDGHWVWVLDRGGIVERDADGRPLRLMGVQTDITRQKEAEAALDEVNVRFRLALAASGTGIWHYDIATNRSFWDARSREIFGLVADTDEVSADLWHTFLHPDDKEATERAHLPPPGSEAVTASQYRIIRRDGEIRHLESLVRFIACAGGAGQILGTVRDITEDKKRSQELTYAANHDALTGLWNRAAFDRLLADHIATPRRLPLAVFYVDLDYFKALNDFAGHAAGDLALKSIAAGILASLPSSAHAARLGGDEFALLVPNCGQAEAERLAGAVLAAVRNAELAATTRKLAASIGIAFVSDRDTRVADALACADDACYAAKAAGRNRFAVFSVETASGSGGLNAARLAADLVDAMEDGRLKLFGQQIHRLGLPWRDSRQVEVLARLSARNGKMIPPGEFISVAERFGIASRLDRWIVRAALELHGAAMRSGAVSLDFNLSAQTLSDPQLWEFVDTVIAETGAPPAGIGFEITETAAVTNFDAAEAFVRKARERHCRVSLDDFGAGMSSFEYLRRFPVDAIKIDGSFVEHIAESRFDREIVSAISGIARSLGCGVVAEKIEQRVALDILSDMGVAYGQGYLLHRPEPLEAIVARAVGDAVLPARRVG from the coding sequence ATGGCGGACGACAAGACACGCAAGGGGGAGTTCTGGGCGCTGGCGCTGGAACGCGCCCATCTCGGCGTCTGGGACTGGAACGTCGCGAGCGGCGATTGCTACTATTCGCCGACCTGGTGGCGCATGCTCGGCTATGAGGATGGCGAGCTTGCCGCGTCGAGCGAGCTCTGGCTTGAACTGACCCATCCGAACGACCGCAAGAGGGCGCTGGAGAGCGGCGAGCGCCACATCGCCGGCCTTACTCCCTCGATCGAGACAGAGCTGCGCCTCAGGCACAAGGACGGCCATTGGGTATGGGTGCTCGACCGCGGCGGCATCGTCGAGCGCGACGCCGATGGCCGGCCGCTGCGGCTGATGGGCGTGCAGACCGACATCACCCGGCAGAAAGAGGCCGAAGCAGCACTCGATGAGGTCAATGTGCGCTTCCGCCTGGCGCTCGCCGCCAGCGGCACCGGCATCTGGCATTATGACATCGCCACCAACAGAAGTTTCTGGGATGCCCGCAGCCGGGAGATCTTCGGCCTCGTCGCCGATACCGACGAAGTGTCGGCCGATCTCTGGCACACCTTTCTGCATCCAGACGACAAGGAAGCCACCGAGCGGGCGCACCTGCCGCCGCCCGGCTCCGAAGCCGTAACCGCCTCGCAATACCGCATCATCAGGCGCGACGGCGAGATCCGCCATCTGGAATCGCTGGTGCGCTTCATTGCCTGCGCCGGTGGCGCCGGCCAGATTCTCGGCACCGTGCGCGACATCACCGAGGACAAGAAGCGCTCGCAAGAGCTCACCTACGCCGCCAACCACGACGCGCTGACCGGCCTTTGGAACCGCGCCGCCTTCGACCGGCTGCTGGCGGACCATATCGCCACTCCGCGCCGGCTGCCGCTCGCCGTCTTCTATGTCGACCTCGATTACTTCAAGGCGCTGAACGACTTCGCCGGCCATGCCGCCGGCGATCTCGCGCTGAAAAGCATCGCCGCCGGCATCCTCGCCAGCCTGCCGTCCTCGGCGCACGCGGCGCGGCTTGGCGGCGACGAATTCGCGCTGCTGGTGCCGAACTGCGGTCAGGCCGAGGCCGAGCGCCTTGCCGGCGCAGTCCTTGCCGCCGTGCGCAATGCCGAGCTGGCGGCGACGACGCGAAAGCTCGCGGCCAGCATCGGCATCGCCTTTGTCAGCGACCGCGACACCAGGGTCGCCGACGCGCTGGCCTGCGCCGACGATGCCTGCTACGCGGCCAAGGCTGCCGGGCGCAACCGTTTCGCGGTGTTCTCGGTGGAGACGGCCTCCGGTTCCGGCGGCCTCAATGCGGCGCGGCTCGCCGCCGACCTGGTCGATGCCATGGAAGACGGCAGGCTGAAACTGTTCGGTCAGCAGATCCACCGGCTCGGCCTGCCCTGGCGCGACAGCCGCCAGGTCGAGGTGCTGGCGCGGCTTTCCGCCCGCAACGGCAAGATGATCCCGCCCGGCGAGTTCATCTCCGTGGCGGAGCGCTTCGGCATCGCCTCCAGGCTCGACCGCTGGATCGTCAGGGCGGCGCTGGAACTGCACGGAGCGGCGATGCGCTCGGGCGCCGTCTCGCTCGACTTCAACCTGTCGGCGCAGACGCTGAGCGACCCGCAGTTGTGGGAGTTCGTCGACACCGTCATCGCCGAGACCGGCGCGCCGCCGGCTGGCATCGGCTTCGAGATCACCGAGACCGCGGCCGTCACCAATTTCGATGCCGCCGAGGCCTTCGTGCGCAAAGCGCGCGAACGGCACTGCCGCGTCAGCCTCGACGATTTCGGCGCCGGCATGAGCTCGTTCGAATATCTCAGGCGCTTTCCCGTCGACGCCATCAAGATCGACGGTTCCTTCGTCGAGCACATCGCCGAGAGCCGTTTCGACCGCGAGATCGTCTCGGCGATTTCCGGCATCGCCAGGAGCCTCGGCTGCGGCGTCGTGGCCGAAAAGATCGAGCAGCGGGTGGCGTTGGACATATTGAGCGACATGGGCGTCGCCTACGGTCAGGGCTACCTGCTGCACCGGCCTGAGCCACTGGAGGCGATCGTCGCCAGGGCGGTCGGCGATGCGGTCTTGCCGGCGAGGCGGGTCGGTTGA
- a CDS encoding Gfo/Idh/MocA family protein: MSVRIGLIGAGWVTRHHLDAWRALSGRATVVAIADPSAEAREERAAQYAIPKTYADAADMLAAESLDAVDIASPRELHAAHVRLAAAAGLAILCQKPLARSFAEAEALVDEIGDRVPFMVHENWRFRPHYRLISRWLDEAGVGRPLQAQMSVLTSGLVPDARGELQALKRQPMLAGLKQMLVKEILIHHIDTLRFLFGDLSLRSAAVGRLSDAVIGDDHALLSMTTADGAPVILQGNLHARGYPGEVFDWLEIFCEHGRILLDRDRLTLQGKRSETVSLDLAANYAASYRDTIACFLDGLAAGRILENRPADNLGTLRIVDEAYRWRRPA, encoded by the coding sequence ATGAGCGTCCGCATCGGCCTGATCGGCGCCGGCTGGGTGACGCGCCACCACCTCGATGCCTGGCGCGCGCTGTCCGGCAGGGCCACCGTCGTCGCCATCGCCGATCCATCGGCCGAGGCGCGCGAGGAGCGCGCCGCGCAATACGCAATCCCGAAAACCTATGCCGACGCCGCCGATATGCTTGCGGCCGAGAGCCTCGACGCCGTCGACATCGCCTCGCCGCGCGAACTCCATGCCGCCCATGTCCGGCTGGCGGCGGCGGCGGGGCTCGCAATCCTCTGCCAGAAGCCGTTGGCGCGCAGCTTCGCCGAGGCCGAGGCGCTGGTCGACGAGATCGGCGATCGCGTGCCCTTCATGGTGCACGAGAACTGGCGTTTCCGGCCGCACTACCGGCTGATAAGCCGCTGGCTGGACGAAGCCGGCGTCGGCCGTCCGCTGCAGGCGCAGATGAGCGTGCTGACCAGCGGCCTGGTGCCGGATGCCAGGGGCGAGCTTCAGGCGCTGAAGCGCCAGCCGATGCTGGCCGGGCTGAAGCAGATGCTGGTCAAGGAGATCCTGATCCACCACATCGACACGCTGCGCTTTCTGTTCGGCGATCTCAGCCTGCGCTCGGCCGCCGTCGGCCGGCTGAGCGATGCGGTGATCGGCGACGACCATGCGCTGCTGTCGATGACGACGGCCGACGGCGCACCCGTCATCCTGCAGGGCAATCTCCATGCCCGGGGCTATCCGGGCGAGGTGTTCGACTGGCTGGAAATCTTCTGCGAGCACGGCCGCATCCTGCTCGACCGCGACCGCCTGACGCTCCAGGGCAAGAGATCCGAAACCGTCTCGCTCGACCTAGCCGCCAACTACGCCGCCTCCTACCGCGACACGATCGCCTGTTTCCTCGACGGCCTGGCGGCGGGCCGCATCCTGGAAAACCGGCCCGCCGACAATCTCGGAACGCTGCGCATCGTCGACGAAGCCTATCGCTGGCGGCGCCCGGCCTGA